One Helianthus annuus cultivar XRQ/B chromosome 12, HanXRQr2.0-SUNRISE, whole genome shotgun sequence genomic region harbors:
- the LOC118485144 gene encoding uncharacterized protein LOC118485144: protein MVYGFDARVHNNDRKSLKLPALYGDWIKTFNYPDKNAVIRTVDGRIFKVKIIKIAGDYFLYNGWLDMVTSLKLPSSAWVVFQFEEALSSFRPIYFYQDINLAPSEYFYYQPGNPWDRDNCMYVSRLFVHHKMLDTCPYYPVVVRSSGNRKWFVRMDIFDNDIYITTGWNRIKKEMSITDHHLVVFEMLDLRTYEMSVFCCKPTLLTLPPELCVVKKEPTNEVIDIYDDDLPNPIPVVGVEENTDDEVPVVFRVDNHYRLKKKWAQLHGLDRKRDLIIKDSAGLTWDVSIGVEHSEGYPRYNVTGMKNFVRDKQLVRGSEFHMVYVKSKGMLIYR, encoded by the exons ATGGTTTATGGATTTGATGCTCGTGTCCATAACAACGACAGAAAATCGTTG AAACTTCCGGCATTATATGGCGACTGGATTAAAACATTCAACTACCCGGATAAGAATGCTGTCATCCGCACTGTCGATGGGAGGATTTTTAAAGTAAAAATTATTAAGATTGCAGGCGACTACTTTCTTTATAACGGGTGGCTTGATATGGTCACTTCTTTGAAGTTACCATCATCTGCCTGGGTGGTTTTCCAATTTGAAGAAGCTTTATCTTCATTTCGTCCCATCTACTTTTATCAAGATATAAATCTTGCGCCGTCTGAGTATTTCTACTACCAACCTGGAAATCCTTGGGACCGTGATAATTGCATG TATGTGAGTAGGTTGTTTGTTCATCACAAGATGCTTGATACTTGTCCGTATTATCCTGTTGTGGTACGTTCGTCTGGTAATCGTAAATGGTTCGTCCGTATGGATATTTTTGACAATGATATCTATATTACAACTGGTTGGAATCGAATCAAGAAGGAGATGTCTATTACTGATCATCATTTGGTCGTTTTTGAAATGCTTGATTTGAGGACCTATGAGATGAGTGTTTTCTGTTGCAAACCTACCCTATTAACTCTACCACCAGAACTTTGTGTTGTCAAAAAAGAACCTACAAATGAGGTGATTGATATTTATGATGATGATTTGCCTAATCCCATTCCGGTAGTTGGTGTCGAAGAAAATACGGATGATGAAGTACCGGTTGTATTTCGCGTGGACAATCATTAT CGACTAAAAAAGAAGTGGGCACAATTGCACGGTTTGGATCGTAAGAGGGATTTGATTATTAAGGACTCTGCTGGTTTGACTTGGGACGTGTCCATTGGTGTCGAGCACTCTGAAGGATATCCGCGCTATAACGTGACTGGTATGAAGAATTTTGTTCGAGACAAACAGTTGGTCAGAGGTTCCGAGTTTCATATGGTTTATGTCAAAAGTAAAGGTATGTTGATTTACCGTTGA
- the LOC110893592 gene encoding uncharacterized protein LOC110893592 — protein MASKRRFKNTPLIDNTLVGESSNSTLPRTPLSNISNGISFTHTPQTVIGTNDTVSLTYNSNGLLAKERRKMRKLYLDSKRSNSKKQSTGPFSRGCSKVVNRSQVIDKENYNPNIPSSSNNFHTVRNLKYVTTTASSSTITTGGLTLNNQFNPSTSSRFSIVSNIVTQNSNSIGQSSSTLTKLNSGKQKLLPKKRRIDPIPMLDLTSDDENVDFAPIQDPSKGVSTDYLDHGNQSLKCEMCDSLLWTDEGGKGRITLGKLTYSLCCGYGKVELPDLKEPSSIYKDLFANSNENSKYFLKNIRRYNSMFAFTSMGGKVDSSINSGRAPYVFRISGQNFHSLGGLVPAPGKQPKFSQLYIYDTENEVSNRNKLFSDSTNKSDLHLKQIDLHLIKFIKDFLDNNNQLVKSYRIARNHFNDNPNENFKLRIIYKRDLDGRTYNLPSSSEVVALIVGGIQEIVDHRDIVVESHTEGLQRISELHPSYLALQYPILFPNGDDGYRIYIPHRDGISTLKKISPKCTMREFFAFRIQDRSTSFSLILNARRLFQQFLVDTYTMIESERLNYIRFQQKHLRSETYTNLQKFKNEGKEDLSNTGVRLVLPSSFTGGSRYMQQNYLDAMAICKWFGYPDFFITVTCNPKWPEIIRYLRNTSIKQEDRPDIMCRLFKMKLDSIIKDLKDKKVFGALSAAVYTVEFQKRGLPHAHICIFLKPESKLLSVDHVDKFISAEIPDKIEDPALYALVSEFMMHGPCGNANPNCPCMVDNRCSKKFPKKFINETITDAEGFPVYRRRDNGNTIIKSKVQLDNRSVVPYNPLLSKRYQAHINVEWCNQAGSIKYLFKYINKGPDKASLVVSNGDGTDNEQTAKDEIKAYYDCRYVSACEASWRIFANEVHYRFPPVMRLPFHMEGQQNVVFGAEDDIEEVLDKPSVSSSIFLKWMEMNRNNEEARKLTYVEFPTKFCWKLKDRDWAERKRKLLQIGRIHSVSPALGEPYFLRILLNKVKGPRSFEEIRTVDGQLFPTFRDACYAMGLLDDDMEYIEAIKEASFTGDGRYIRALFVTLLLSNTLSRPEFVFEQTEKYLGDDILYNRRKETKNKDLVMSDERLKNKTLVEIEKYLIRNGSSLTRWTTIPYPDYDSFAVGNNRLVDKELSFNVPQIMTAVEGDKGGVFFVYGYGGTGKTFLWKTLALTVRSREQIVLNVASSGIASLLMSRGRTAHSRFHIPINLDESSMCHIRPDGDVAYLLKQTRLIIWDEAPMVHRHAFEALDRTFKDIFVDKSNRQSDVLFGGKVIVFGGDFRQILPVIPNGSRQEIVNASLSSSYIWPHCKLLTLTKNMRLTVGVLPSTVEETKRFAEWLLDIGKGKVGGDNDGVATVEIPSDLLITDSLDPIESLIQFVYPSVLERYKDRDYFSERAILTPKNEVVHEINDRLLELFPGEQTEYLSSDSICATEKGIDSFQQELYSPDVLNGLKISGLPNHRLVLKPGVPIMLLRNIDQQNGLCNGTRLQVTFLGKRVIEAEIISGANVGTRTFIPRISMIPSDKKIPFAFQRRQFPVAVCFAMTINKSQGQSLSKVGLFLKEPVFTHGQLYVALSRVKSREGVKMLILDKDGKPTNTTTNVVYKEVFTHL, from the exons ATGGCAAGTAAGAGAAGATTTAAAAATACACCGTTGATTGATAATACTTTAGTTGGGGAATCATCTAACA GTACGCTTCCAAGAACACCGTTGTCCAATATTTCCAATG GTATATCATTCACTCATACACCTCAAACAGTTATTG GTACAAATGATACAGTTTCATTAACTTACAACTCAAATG GATTACTTGctaaagaaagaagaaaaatgcGCAAGCTTTATCTAGATAGCAAACGATCGAATTCAAAGAAACAAAGTACTGGTCCATTTAGTAGAGGATGCTCAAAAGTCGTTAATCGATCTCAGGTCATTGACAAAGAGAATTATAATCCAAATATTCCTTCATCATCTAATAATTTTCACACAGTGCGGAACTTGAAATATGTAACCACAACAGCATCATCAAGTACCATCACGACCG GTGGTCTTACTTTGAATAACCAATTTAACCCTTCTACAAGTTCTCGGTTTTCTATTGTTTCAAACATTGTTACACAAAACAGTAACTCCATTGGTCAATCTTCCTCAACGTTAACAAAGCTCAATTCAGGTAAACAAAAGCTTTTACCTAAGAAACGCCGTATTGATCCTATTCCAATGTTAGATCTTACTTCTGATGATGAGAATGTAGACTTTGCTCCCATTCAAGACCCTTCTAAGGGTGTCTCGACAG ATTATTTGGATCACGGTAATCAAAGCCTTAAATGTGAGATGTGTGATTCATTGTTATGGACTGACGAAGGCGGTAAAGGGAGAATTACATTGGGTAAGTTAACCTATAGCTTATGTTGTGGTTATGGAAAAGTGGAGCTTCCGGATTTGAAAGAGCCTTCTTCAATATACAAGGATCTATTTGCAAATTCTAATGAAAACAGCAAGTATTTTCTAAAGAATATCCGTCGATATAATTCTATGTTCGCATTCACATCCATGGGTGGAAAAGTAGATTCGAGCATCAATAGTGGTAGGGCACCTTATGTATTTCGTATAAGTGGACAAAATTTTCATTCATTAGGTGGTTTGGTACCTGCACCTGGAAAACAGCCAAAGTTCTCCCAGCTTTATATTTATGACACTGAGAATGAAGTTTCAAATCGAAATAAGTTGTTCAG TGACTCCACAAATAAGTCCGACTTGCATTTAAAGCAAATAGATCTTCATCtcataaagtttataaaagactTCCTGGATAATAATAATCAGTTGGTTAAAAGTTACAGAATAGCAAGAAACCACTTCAATGATAATCCTAATGAGAACTTCAAACTTCGTATCATTTACAAAAGAGATCTTGATGGTCGTACTTACAACTTGCCTTCATCTTCTGAAGTTGTTGCATTGATTGTTGGTGGTATCCAAGAAATAGTTGACCATCGTGATATTGTTGTTGAGTCTCACACGGAAGGTCTTCAACGAATAAGTGAACTTCATCCATCATATCTTGCACTTCAGTATCCAATTCTTTTTCCCAATGGTGATGACGGATATAGAATATACATTCCTCATAGGGATGGTATAAGTACTTTAAAGAAAATTAGTCCCAAGTGTACAATGAGAGAATTCTTTGCTTTTAGAATCCAAGATCGATCAACTTCATTTTCGCTAATATTAAATGCTCGCAGATTGTTCCAGCAATTTTTGGTTGATACATATACCATGATCGAGAGTGAAAGACTTAATTATATCCGTTTTCAACAGAAACATCTTAGGTCTGAAACATACACAAATCTTCAGAAATTTAAGAATGAAGGAAAAGAGGATCTATCTAATACTGGGGTACGGTTAGTACTACCATCATCTTTTACTGGTGGTTCTCGGTATATGCAGCAAAATTATCTAGATGCTATGGCTATATGCAAATGGTTTGGATATCCTGATTTTTTCATTACGGTGACATGTAATCCTAAGTGGCCAGAGATTATCCGATACCTTCGAAATACTTCTATTAAGCAAGAGGACAGACCAGATATTATGTGTCGTTTGTTTAAGATGAAACTGGATTCAATTATAAAGGATTTGAAGGACAAGAAAGTGTTTGGAGCACTAAGTGCAG CGGTTTATACTGTTGAATTTCAAAAACGTGGATTGCCACATGCTCACATTTGTATATTTTTGAAACCTGAATCCAAGCTTCTCTCTGTTGATCATGTAGACAAATTCATATCTGCTGAGATACCAGATAAGATTGAAGATCCCGCTCTTTATGCTCTTGTATCCGAATTTATGATGCATGGTCCATGTGGAAATGCAAATCCCAATTGTCCTTGTATGGTTGATAATAGATGTTCaaaaaaatttccaaaaaaattCATTAATGAAACAATTACCGATGCTGAAGGTTTCCCTGTATACAGAAGAAGAGATAATGGAAACACCATTATCAAGTCCAAAGTTCAATTAGACAACAGAAGTGTCGTTCCATATAATCCGCTTCTTTCGAAAAGATACCAAGCTCACATTAATGTAGAATGGTGCAATCAAGCGGGTTCTATCAAATATTTGTTTAAGTACATTAATAAAGGTCCAGACAAAGCATCGCTTGTGGTGTCAAATGGAGACGGTACAGATAACGAACAAACAGCAAAGGATGAGATCAAAGCTTATTATGATTGTAGGTACGTTTCCGCTTGTGAAGCTTCTTGGAGAATATTTGCAAATGAAGTTCACTATAGGTTTCCTCCAGTTATGAGGCTTCCTTTTCATATGGAAGGTCAACAAAATGTTGTGTTTGGTGCCGAAGACGATATTGAAGAAGTGTTGGACAAGCCATCAGTCtcttcatccatttttttaaaGTGGATGGAGATGAACAGAAATAATGAAGAAGCACGGAAACTTACGTATGTTGAGTTTCCTACAAAATTCTGTTGGAAACTAAAAGATAGAGATTGGGCAGAACGTAAAAGAAAATTATTACAGATTGGACGCATTCATTCTGTTTCCCCTGCTTTGGGTGAACCATATTTTCTTAGAATTCTTTTAAACAAAGTCAAAGGACCAAGATCCTTTGAAGAAATTAGAACTGTTGATGGACAGTTGTTTCCAACCTTCAGGGATGCATGTTATGCTATGGGTTTGTTAGACGATGACATGGAATATATTGAAGCTATTAAAGAAGCGAGTTTTACGGGAGATGGTCGTTATATTCGTGCATTGTTTGTTACTTTGCTGTTGTCAAACACATTATCAAGACCTGAATTTGTTTTCGAACAAACAGAGAAATACTTGGGGgatgacattttatacaatagGAGAAAAGAAACAAAGAACAAAG ATCTTGTAATGTCAGATGAGAGATTGAAGAACAAGACATTGGTGGAGATTGAGAAGTACCTCATTCGAAATGGGTCCTCTTTGACACGATGGACAACAATTCCTTATCCTGATTACGATTCGTTTGCTGTTGGAAACAATCGTCTGGTTGACAAAGAACTGTCTTTTAATGTTCCTCAG ATAATGACAGCCGTTGAAGGCGACAAAGGAGGTGTATTTTTTGTTTACGGATATGGAGGAACGGGGAAGACGTTTTTGTGGAAGACGTTAGCCTTAACCGTTAGGTCTAGAGAGCAGATTGTTCTAAATGTGGCTTCAAGTGGCATTGCTTCACTTCTAATGTCAAGAGGTAGAACGGCTCATTCTAGATTTCACATCCCCATAAATTTAGATGAGAGTTCTATGTGTCACATAAGGCCCGATGGTGATGTAGCTTATCTGCTTAAACAAACTAGGTTGATTATATGGGACGAAGCACCCATGGTACATAGACATGCGTTTGAAGCTTTAGATAGAACATTTAAAGATATTTTTGTTGATAAAAGCAATCGTCAGTCGGATGTTTTGTTTGGAGGTAAAGTTATCGTGTTTGGTGGTGATTTTAGACAAATTCTTCCTGTTATTCCAAACGGAAGTAGGCAAGAAATTGTTAACGCTTCGTTGAGTTCATCCTATATATGGCCCCATTGCAAGTTACTTACTTTGACCAAAAACATGAGATTGACTGTTGGTGTTTTACCATCTACAGTCGAAGAGACTAAGAGATTTGCCGAATGGCTTCTTGATATTGGTAAGGGTAAAGTTGGAGGGGACAATGATGGTGTAGCAACTGTAGAAATACCATCTGATTTGTTAATCACAGATTCTTTGGATCCCATCGAAAGTTTGATTCAATTTGTATATCCATCTGTTCTTGAAAGATATAAGGATCGAGATTATTTTTCTGAAAGGGCGATTCTGACACCAAAAAACGAGGTGGTACATGAAATAAATGATCGACTACTAGAATTGTTTCCTGGTGAACAAACAGAGTACCTGAGTTCTGATAGTATATGTGCGACGGAGAAAGGTATCGATTCATTCCAACAAGAGTTGTATTCACCTGATGTCCTTAATGGTTTAAAGATATCTGGTTTACCTAATCATCGTTTGGTTTTAAAACCTGGAGTTCCAATTATGCTTCTTAGGAACATTGATCAGCAAAATGGTTTGTGTAATGGTACAAGGTTACAGGTTACATTTCTTGGAAAGAGGGTTATAGAAGCTGAAATTATATCAGGTGCTAATGTCGGAACTAGAACATTCATACCAAGAATTAGCATGATTCCCTCCGACAAAAAAATTCCTTTTGCTTTTCAAAGACGACAGTTTCCTGTTGCTGTGTGTTTTGCTATGACGATCAACAAGAGTCAAGGCCAATCTTTATCTAAGGTTGGATTGTTTTTAAAAGAGCCCGTTTTTACACATGGCCAGCTATATGTAGCATTATCAAGAGTTAAATCAAGGGAAGGTGTGAAGATGTTAATTCTTGATAAGGATGGTAAACCTACCAATACAACAACTAATGTGGTTTACAAAGAAGTGTTCACACACTTATGA
- the LOC110897156 gene encoding glucan endo-1,3-beta-glucosidase, translating into MMNCTRTIHPFFIFSHTFLIFFHFSVAVPIGICYGRVANNLPPPTTAVNIITTNGISSIRLFNPNPESLQPFSGTRIQLAIGVPNEDLPSIAAGTTTTAHNWLQSNIFAHVSPDQIRYLIVGNEVFLKEPYYTSHVIPAIFNIYQALHILNLTDKIKISSAQAASILSNSYPPSHAIFDPNILPDLTRLLRFLHDTSSPLMVNVYTYFSYINNQEYVTLDYALLKSGSEMIDQNLVYENLFDMTIDAFIYAMEREGYGGIRVVVTETGWPTAGGEAANGENALVYNGNVVKRSLNNVGTPKRPGIGVEVFLFDLFDENEKMGNEFEKHFGIFGINGVKAYDLVLY; encoded by the exons ATGATGAATTGCACAAGAACAATACATCCTTTCTTCATCTTTTCACATACCTTTCTCATATTCTTTCACTTTTCAG TCGCGGTACCTATCGGAATTTGCTATGGCCGTGTCGCCAACAACCTTCCGCCACCAACCACCGCCGTCAACATCATAACCACCAACGGAATATCAAGCATCCGACTATTCAACCCGAATCCAGAGTCGCTACAACCATTTTCCGGCACTCGAATCCAACTCGCCATCGGAGTCCCCAACGAAGATCTCCCTTCCATCGCCGccggcaccaccaccaccgctcaCAACTGGCTTCAATCCAACATATTCGCCCACGTCTCCCCCGACCAAATCCGATACTTAATCGTCGGAAACGAAGTATTTTTAAAAGAACCATATTACACGTCTCATGTCATTCCGGCCATTTTCAATATTTACCAAGCGTTACATATTCTAAACTTAACGGACAAAATAAAAATCTCATCAGCCCAAGCAGCTTCTATATTATCAAACTCTTACCCTCCTTCACATGCAATATTCGACCCGAATATATTACCCGACTTGACCCGGTTACTTCGGTTTCTCCACGACACGTCATCACCCTTAATGGTGAATGTGTACACTTATTTTAGTTACATTAACAATCAAGAATATGTGACATTAGATTATGCTTTGTTAAAATCTGGAAGTGAAATGATTGATCAAAATTTGGTCTATGAAAACTTATTCGATATGACGATTGATGCGTTTATATACGCGATGGAGAGGGAAGGGTACGGTGGGATACGGGTGGTGGTGACGGAGACAGGGTGGCCGACTGCAGGTGGTGAAGCGGCGAATGGTGAGAACGCGTTGGTTTACAATGGGAATGTTGTGAAAAGGAGTTTGAACAACGTTGGTACGCCGAAAAGACCGGGGATTGGTGTTGAGGtttttttgtttgatttgtttgatgaGAATGAGAAAATGGGGAATGAGTTTGAGAAACATTTTGGGATATTTGGGATTAATGGTGTGAAGGCATATGATCTTGTTTTGTATTGA